A region from the Halichondria panicea chromosome 11, odHalPani1.1, whole genome shotgun sequence genome encodes:
- the LOC135343643 gene encoding uncharacterized protein LOC135343643, which translates to MKDDGEAGVVKDDEEAGVSGVVVVNDGGESGVVKDGGEAGVVVVKDGGEGDSAGVFGIHKTKRGQKRRKRTKVDMLLDAGPGDVGVHKTKRGRKRTKIEMLLDDLPPDSLPSNKKRQKN; encoded by the exons ATGAAGGACGACGGAGAGGCTGGAGTTGTAAAGGACGATGAAGAGGCTGGAGTGTCTGGAGTTGTTGTTGTGAACGACGGTGGAGAGTCTGGAGTTGTGAAAGACGGTGGAGAGGCTGGAGTTGTTGTTGTGAAGGACGGTGGAGAGGGTGACTCGGCTGGAGTTTTTGGTATTCACAAAACAAAACGTG GACAGAAAAGACGGAAAAGAACTAAAGTTGACATGTTGCTGGATGCTGGTCCTGGAGATGTTGGTGTTCACAAAACAAAACGTG GACGGAAAAGAACTAAAATTGAAATGTTGCTTGATGATCTCCCTCCTGACTCATTGCCTTCAAATAAAAAACGACAAAAGAACTGA
- the LOC135344314 gene encoding dynein beta chain, ciliary-like, whose product MPRLTKQHQQPDYLAELDEIAELSDMKDEILSRVSSAITQSMEFCQSYENYAYLWVDDRNEFLRQFLIYGHVLTPEEVEEAGDVGVPETPPSLNQFNEQVDSYEKIHSEVEQFQGTTVFNLWFRIDSRPFKQGLLNIVKRWSYMFKQHLIDHVTSSLNDLELFIKTTVTGLGLEVEEGDYDGLVDMMSHLMAVKDKQTIADNMFEPLKATIELLKTYEQELSDDVHLQVQELPEQWNNVKKQAVLMKQAVAPLQATEVGIIRRKLASFDVKQHEFREKFRQTSPFEFDAKLDNVYSRIDKSSGV is encoded by the exons ATGCCTAGACTCACAAAGCAGCACCAGCAACCTGACTACCTAGCTGAGCTGGACGAGATCGCAGAGCTTTCAGACATGAAGGATGAGATACTGTCCCGTGTATCATCTGCCATAACACAG AGTATGGAGTTCTGCCAATCCTATGAGAACTATGCCTACCTTTGGGTGGATGATCGCAATGAATTCCTACGACAGTTTCTAATTTATGGACACGTTCTCACACCGGAAGAG GTAGAGGAGgctggtgatgttggtgtacCAGAGACTCCTCCCAGTCTGAACCAGTTCAACGAGCAGGTGGATAGCTACGAGAAGATCCACTCAGAGGTGGAACAGTTTCAG GGCACCACCGTGTTCAATTTGTGGTTCAGAATTGACTCGAGGCCATTCAAGCAAGGTCTGCTCAACATTGTCAAGAGATGGTCGTACATGTTCAAACAGCACCTCATTGACCATGTTACATCAAG TTTGAATGACCTTGAGTTATTCATTAAGACAACTGTGACTGGTCTGGGACTAGAGGTCGAGGAGGGGGACTATGATGGACTAGTTGAT ATGATGAGTCACCTGATGGCAGTGAAGGACAAGCAAACAATTGCTGACAACATGTTTGAACCTCTCAAAGCCACCATCGAGCTGCTCAAGACGTACGAGCAGGAGCTGAGTGATGATGTCCATCTTCAAGTACAG GAGCTTCCAGAGCAGTGGAACAATGTGAAGAAGCAGGCTGTGTTAATGAAGCAAGCAGTGGCTCCTCTACAGGCCACAGAGGTTGGCATTATTCGGAGGAAGCTCGCTTCCTTCGACGTGAAACAGCATGAGTTCAGAGAGAAATTCAGACAGACTTCTCCCTTTGAGTTTGATGCTAAGCTGGATAATGTCTACAGCAGGATTGATAAA tctagtggggtttaa